Below is a genomic region from Venturia canescens isolate UGA chromosome 1, ASM1945775v1, whole genome shotgun sequence.
aatgattttaaaaaaccctccaataattttagtaattctccaatttcgttccctgtcgaatttgcaattcgtagtttttcaagctgatcgatacttcgtgaaataaaaaaattggtcaatgtCAAATgagtttttccttcatttcgttggactccaacgttgtaaacttcagcgtcgtcaagACTTTTAGATTGGTTTTAAACGTTActccaatttcttttttttttaacatattaAGAGGATAGAAttgataatgagaaaaatgaaattattcgaatAGTCCAAATGGATTTAGCAAGGAgtttttttacacaaatagTGGAATTGAATGTATGTCTACTATTCAAATGATTAAGCAGTTAGTAGTTTTTCAACTCAAATAGTTTCTGAAaatctctcaaaaaaaaataatgaaatggaaTTTTACCTGAAAAATATCCGCCATACAATCTGTCTAAGCAACATTCTCCATCAAGGACGAGTCGAAGAATGGCTGAgttttgttgttgctgttgtccTTTGCCTATACGGCTGCGTTGTTTCATTATCACATGGCGAGCAATTTTGAAGAGATCTACCGGAACGGCACCGCCTTGAACGCAATTGCTGTCGAGAAAGGCTTGCAAATCTTGGATacccattttttctcttctgcgTTCAACTTGTATTGGTggaagtttttcaaattttcaagtacTTAATATTTGTTTCAGCTTCAATGCAGGTTTTGTCATCTAATTTGCCAATTCTGATCGTTGCgttttttttactcctttaacgtttttacttttcatttatttttcgaagatGCAACGAgaatttatggtttttatttatgatGACCTTAGGAGATAAAGGAATCCAGCTCCAATTTATGCAGCCAAAATCTGAGAGAAAAACAATGTGTAATCATTCAAAACACGTTCTTTCcataatactttttttcttttgaacgTGCGACTATTATTTTAATCATATCTTTAATTTAATCTGGTacagacgacgctgaagtttccaacgttggagtccaacgaaatgaacgaaaaaaacgtttgtaattcaccaattttttatttcacgaatcgttggtgcagcttgaaaaactacgaatcgcaaatttggcagggaacaaaatagaaaaattactggaattattggagtttttttcgatcatttcgttggactcaaacgtcggaaacttcagcgtcaccTGGTACAGAAGAATCTAAAAAATGTCTCATATTTGTAAACTATATCAATTGTTTACATATAATCAATAGTTTTTTGCTTGAGCTTCAGGATGTTTGATTCTTCCCACGATTAATTATTTGATTCTTCCCCTTGATTAACACGATTTTCTATTATGAATAAAGATTCacggaaataagaaaaacaaaagtagtaCATTCCATACATACAATTGTCTTGATCTGGATGATAACCAATAAAAGTATGTATATgcacatgtatatatatgtgcATAATTCGTAATATAGTTTTGTCACCATAGATATAGTTATAGATATATTTGGAGCATCAGGTCGTACACATAAGCTGTTAACACAATCAATGCAAAATCGTAATTAAGATGGTACACAAAACGGATCGCATACATACActtgtatacgtatatatatttgtgtatggatgattaatttttttcgaagtgACAGAATCGCCGGCAAAATAAATGGAAGGTTGCTTGTGTACTCGATGGATCagggtagaaaaaaaacaaatttttcataccaaaaacataattttgaaggaagaaaaattattcttctgGGCGCCATtgattctttttctctttatgtTTACGTGTGTGAGGAATTATTTTACAACACATACATAGGCACAAACACGTACGTAGACGTATGTGTTCAGTTTCGCTTGGCAATAAGTTCACGAAATTTAACCCCAGGGCATCAAGTTTTGCTCACGACCGATTATTTATAAGAATCGTGAACGAGAAGAATCACTCCCTAATTCACAGTGATCAATTGACAATGATCCCGCGAGAAAGTAAAAGATTCAAAAGAAGTACTCGTACCGAATATTTGATCGGTGAAACGATGAGTGAACGACGTTTTTAACGAGCGAATTCAACAAAGATTCATCGTGCCGGCATGGCGAAATCCCACAGAAGAACACCCGTGTCTCGTTTCATATGGACGTGTAGTATAATGCGCGCGCGgacgtatgtgtgtgtgtgcgtgtgtatgtctctctctttctctctgggTACGCGAATGTAAGTCGTGCGCATATGAGTCTcttgaaaaaaaggattttttataCGCGCGGTATCGCGACTAATTTAATTTCCCAAACGATGCCGCGCGAGTTATTTAACCCATTACTTTCGATTTATTAGTTTTTCCGCTATAATACTCACGTTAATTTATTGAGAGTCATCGTGTGGCCGTTCCGAAGAAAAAACACACAAATAAGCCGCGCACTACACGGACTTTGATTACGAATGACGTCGGGTCGGTCGGGTATCGGAGTATCGGGTCTCGGGTCTATCGGGTCCAGAAGAGTAGAGTCAGTAGAGAAAGAGGAGCACACAGGAGGTTTGGGAGGGGAAGGCGGCGCGTGAACGGAAATGCGATCGCCCACAAACTTCAAGATTAGAAAATTACTATACTCCGTTTTGTATTGCGATATTACGATTGGCTTTTTACAAAGGAATTCACCAATTACGGGCAGTAAAGTGTCAAAGAATTTGACCGCGCCCTCTAAATCGATATTTCCGCACTACTATTCGGtgggaaattttcaattgtaatAGACCCaaattctcaataaaaaaatcgaagcaaTATCcccaaattcatttttttcttcggcgagaaaaaatatcgcgttgttgttctctctttctattcACTTTTTCATTTGACTGGAATACGAAATATCGCTtctgtaaagagtctctggaaGCCTAAACATAAAATGTACTTgcgtcgctgccgcgactctagatcaaTAAATGATTGATGCTCTagattttttataagcaaTGCATTGTTTAAGGCTGATACTTTGTCGCTCACTTTTTCATCAGATCAAATCATGTTCGTTCattccataaaaaattaaggtggttcctccacgagacagttaaattagaaaattatttaaatttggcataagTATTGTTTAACATGTGAACAACacctttataaaattttaacaagattcaccatcccgaacccgagatatatgtaattgaagttgactcaattaacacgtaacatatatggaccatgcataggcaaacggcacattattaattctaccgttagtactaaaattaggaagtttataaaaaacgaggagaagctagagcaggatatcacagatattgtgaaaaaaaatcaaggtgattgaccatctagtttgacagatatagtcccgagaagtacgaaggtttaggctgcatacgatatattttgcaagcgaacaagcgaatgtcgtctgtataggcaaccttttctgtgttGTTGTTGAAGCGTAGTCCGGATAGTTTCGTCtaaaaatttactcgcgatgtcagatcaaaaatacttttagaataaattttacgaaagcaaatgatatttgtactatatctgctgtcaccgagtacgtatatagggtcgttacaaagttattgattacgatccgaacgaattatcaacccttttaaggagggtggctacgttcgtcaaattgataagaatttgatcaaatttggtgataatgttattcaacatcaagtgcgaagacacaatttttttttaattttcttctgcttagttatcgagtaattacgcattaaagcagatttcttatgcccggaatgtatacctatatatatggaaacgctatgcttatacacgtgaactttagtgatcaattactcgataactgtacagaagaaaaatcttaaaaaatttgtattttcaaatttaactctaaagaatatgttcaccaaattttattaaattcttatcattttgaaatttttaatgtattttacatggtttagcatggcaacattgtatcgtccctagccaccctccttaatatgcagacggtacataacttttggttggggctgtcgtaGGGGATCGACCTTAAGGTTTCAGTAGTTTTAACGagatattgagaaaaatttgactttttaaaataaaaattagtaaaTTTTGTGCCAAAAACTACATtaatcttttgtttttatttcatatcttagaaaaaatatcgatttcttTAGTCGtcatggaagaaaaaagacattGAGGGATTTCATGGTGGAATAATAAGACCAAATAAATCAGATTAAATAATCTTTGCATATATTGATTTTTCGTCATCATCCTTcagttatttattattatacaaATACCATTCATTCGGATCTCACccaacacacgcacacacacacacacacgcacacacacacacacgcacacacacacgtgacAGGCagcgttggaaaaaaaacggtctgaaaaaaatgtcatcgcTACACACGTATAAAAACACATTCAGATGGAAGAACGAAGATACAAACGTCGGTATGATATGGATGCTACGGAAACAATACCGAAATTGCATTTGCGATGAACGATGTGACAagtgtgaatgaaaaaataaactttcacGCTTTTTTTCAGTCATTATTCGCGTCTCACTTGCATGCCAGATGGGAAATCGCACATTTTCGCGTATTCGGCATcacgaaacgagaaatccaATCGATCGATTGGAAGTCCCTTAAGTCTCGTATGAAAGTTGAAACCCTTTCGAGTtcggaaaagaaaaacaaaatccaTTCCTTACGCATAATTGTCCGTTTTTTCACTCTCCTTAAAACCGGTCCGGTCCTCAAGATTATGGAGATCAACTCACAGTTTGTTTCTCTTTTGAACGCGTTTACACGCgactttttaaatatttatcaataacGTTTAAGTCCTCTGATATTTGGAGCTCACAACTCGTCGTGTTCTTCATCtcgttcttcttcttcgttgtCTGCATTAGCTTGTTGACTTGAGTCATCAGCGCCCTCATAATCGTCATCCTCTTCCTCGGGAGTTTCATCAAGCGGTATTCCCAGTACTTTTCTCATGAGCTGTTCGACGCTTTCGGCGAAGGAAGCAGTGTCGCGGAGCATGTAACCCGATCTTATAGTAGCTGTTTGGAACATCATGAGAGCATTATCTTTGGCAGTCTTGTCACTTGGATCGGCCGTAACTCGCCTAAGCAACTCTTTGATGAGGGGATGTCGTGGATTGATTTCCAACGTTTTCTTTTGATTGAGATGATAGCTTTTCTGTGGATCGTCCGCTTTTTGGTGAGCATTTGAAACCGCTAGTCTCTCCATATTTCCGGTCCATCCGAACATGCTAGCAACGAGGGCACACGGCGAATCGGTGAGACGCTCCGAGACTGTTGTTTTACTGATAAACTCGCCGAGTTGCTCGTCCATCCATTTGGTCAATGGTTCGTACGTGGACTTGAATTCTTCCATGCGCTCCTTACCACGCTCGCTGTCGTCGAGCGTGAAACCTTCTTTGGCAACATTCTGGAATTTCTTACCATCGAACAAAGGCAAAGCGGAAATGGCGTATTCGTCAACAGCCTCTGTAAGGTACAATACTTCGTAGCCTTTCTTTTCAAGACGCTCGATGAATAAGGATTTCTTAACTTCTTCCTCATTTGCTCCAGCTATGTAATAAATTGCTTTTTGTTGGTCCTTCATGCGAGATACGTAATCAGACAAATTCGTCAGATTTCCCTTGGACGATTTGAATTGTAAAAGTTTCGAAAGGCGAGCTCGATTCTGAGGATCCTCGATAACACCTAATTTGATGTTGGTGCTGTATTCCTTCCAGAATGACTGATAATCCTCTTTCGATAACTTCTTTATCATATCCAATACTTTTCTTACCAATTTCTTCTTTATTACTTTGATGAGTTTGTGCTGTTGGAGATTCTCACGGGAGACGTTCAATGGCAAATCATCGCTGTCCACTATACCATGGataaatgacaaataattTGGCATCATGTCGTTTATTTTGTCTGTTATGAAGACACGCCTCACGAATAATTTAATATTGTCAGCTTTGGTTCCATAACGGTTGAAACTGTCGCTCGGTTGAACTTTTGGTATGAAAAGTAACGCCTTGAACGTCACCTCGCCTTCCGCTACGAAGTGTGTCTTTGCCAATGGTTCCTGATTGTCCTTAGTCAATGCTTTGTAAAATTCAACGTAATCTTTATCCTCAACTTCCGATGGTTTCAAAGTCCAAATCGGTTTGGAATCATTAAGAAGCTCCCAGTCCCAAACTGTCTTGTCCActgttttcttctttttcggaGCATCCTCCTCTTCTGGCGATTCCTCAACTTTaacttcttcttcgtcttcttcgtTATCACGCTTCACACGACCAGCTTCgtcctcttttttctcagtcGTTGCGGCTTCACTGTCGTCTTCTTCTTCGACTTGAACTGTCTTGCTGTTCCACAAGTATATTGGGAAATTTATAAATTGAGAATATTTCTTTACCAGATTTTTGAGTGTGTCCGGCTCCAAGAAATCAGATGCTTCTTCCTTCAAGACCAAACTGCAAAATCAATTACATTAGGAgattagaaaaattaatatactTTACTCATATagtaaataatataatatgTTGAGTTCTaagtttatttctgtttttgaCAGatactataaaaaaatgttcagaaATAATATAGTCTCTGCaagagagcctcgggccagcagacgataaggctgtcaatgtacttgcccCGAGACTCTCTTGATTTTTAACTCTAAAATGAATTTGACAAGTTTTTGGATTCTCTGGAATGTATAGGACCGTTTTTAGCACATTTTTCTCTGCTGAAGCATTTGCACTTGTGCGTTAAATGATTTAGTACTTGAACAAAAAGGGAAATATGGATTTTATGAGAAGAACTGTTCCAAATTAGAGGAATTGAGAGAAATCTCACTTTTCAAGAGTTTCTTTCTGATGATAATCTACATGTACATTCATTTTTAGTAAGGCTGTAAATAAGATAACGATCAAAGATTCATAATAGTAATTGAGAAAACATTCTACGAAGCTCAAAAAAACTTTGAGTAATTATCGTATTATGAAATAAAACTATTTCGAAGAATTAAAATCGAAGTATACACCCTGAAAAGTTACAATAGATCCATGATCaaactcgaaaaataaataattttatcgattcacatatCCTAACCTGATTGTCGTTCCACGTTTGAGTGTATCACCGCGGGGATCTTCAACAATCGAGTAGCTACTGCTGTCAGATTCCCAAATATATTGCTTATCGTCATTATGTTTCGTTGTCACAATAACTTTTTCAGCAACGAGGAAAGCCGAATAAAAACCAACACCAAATTGTCCAATCATATCATTCATGTCTTGTGGATTTGTGGACTCTTGCATTTTTCCCAAAAATTCGGCCGTTCCGGATTTCGCAATAGTACCGAGATTGTTTATGAGATCGGCCTTGGTCATAGCAATACCAGAATCTGTGATGctcaatattttgttttctttgtcAGCCTTTATTCTGATAGACAGTTCAGAATTAGCATCGAGCACATCTCTGTTGGTTAGCGAAAGCAGTCTTATTTTGTCCAGAGCATCCGAAGCGTTGGAAATCAATTCTCTGAGGAAGATTTCCTTGTTACGATAGAGCGAGTTTATGATGAGTTTCATCAATCTATTGACCTCTGTTTGGAATGTATGCTTTtcagagtttttcaaaatttctttcatcTGTGCAACGTTCAGGCCATCGATTTTTATacgttcttcttctttcttggTAACTTCATCATCTAGTTAGTAGAAAACAGTTTTTTGTTAACAAAAGGcacagagaaaaaattttttgattaacaATTGCATATAATAAATATGAGTAGAAAGATACTGTTTCCTAGTTTACTTTTGTAGGGTGGGTAAATATTGATAAGCataaaattgtacaaaaaaatctaattgcaaaaaatttatcaagatataaaataattttttaccaGTTTTTGATGGAACTCGGCTTGCCCCCAAGTCTGGATCTGCAGTGACCACTTCATCTTCAATTGTGTCTTCCTCAGCATAGGCAAGTCCTGCAtaacaattgagaaaaaaatgattttttaccaCTTTTACTATCATTTATATTCTGcatcaattttgaataaaaccaGAATACAAAAGTCAATAAAGtacaattaaatgaaaaaacatattcTATGCCAATTTGAGCCTAATATTCTTTCATTAATAATCTATTCCTAATAAATGTAttaattttttgcatttctcATGAGTAGATTGCTCCTTATTAGAAGAAAACATGTGGAACTTGGTATTAAACCATTCCTTAGGCATACAGATTTTTTACTCTTGTTCAGGAATACTTGgaaatatacaatttttttcaagcttaATTACTCATTACTTTTGATTTGGCTatagtttgaaaattggaccatgacgttgaagtttgcaacgttggagtccaaaaaaaatgatccaaAAAACcaccaataatttttcaatcttgTTCCCTGCAGTCCCATGTAGTCATATGGATATCcgggattttttatttctaggAAGTTTAAGACTCAATTGGTATGAATTTCGTGTATGAAAAGATTTCGTATGGCTCATAATTAATTTATTGTATACTCTCTAGTTTTTAGAATCGTTATCAAGTATGAATAACGATCGAATTAAATGATAGATTTCCTCAATTCAAAACCCCTCTCCCTTACTCAATATACTCCTTTATTCAGTTAATtgcaatggaaaataaattgaaagtaCATCAATCATAAACTCGATTAGATGACCGGTGCGCTTTGTAATTTTCGCTAGCTTGAAAAAGTGACCGGAAATTTACTGGAAAGACTATTCGATAACGATTAATAAACATGACACAAAACTCACCGGTGACGAGGAGCAAGCCGATCACTAAGTAagctaattttttcatagctctcgattttcgtattttcacaCGTCTCAGCAACCAACGTTAATCGACAAAGGCGATTTAACCACGCGCTCCCGAGTTTGGAGGCTTAGCTATTTTTTGCTGTGAATAAACTGACGCGTCGTTGTTTCTTCACACACTGAGCTCTGTCACGGAGTCGTTCGACTCTATACCTTCTTCGTCATACCGTGTGTTTCCATCAGCCTCAACGACCAATCGAAAACGACCACGCATTTCACGTGGACCAATAAG
It encodes:
- the Gp93 gene encoding endoplasmin homolog, with translation MKKLAYLVIGLLLVTGLAYAEEDTIEDEVVTADPDLGASRVPSKTDDEVTKKEEERIKIDGLNVAQMKEILKNSEKHTFQTEVNRLMKLIINSLYRNKEIFLRELISNASDALDKIRLLSLTNRDVLDANSELSIRIKADKENKILSITDSGIAMTKADLINNLGTIAKSGTAEFLGKMQESTNPQDMNDMIGQFGVGFYSAFLVAEKVIVTTKHNDDKQYIWESDSSSYSIVEDPRGDTLKRGTTISLVLKEEASDFLEPDTLKNLVKKYSQFINFPIYLWNSKTVQVEEEDDSEAATTEKKEDEAGRVKRDNEEDEEEVKVEESPEEEDAPKKKKTVDKTVWDWELLNDSKPIWTLKPSEVEDKDYVEFYKALTKDNQEPLAKTHFVAEGEVTFKALLFIPKVQPSDSFNRYGTKADNIKLFVRRVFITDKINDMMPNYLSFIHGIVDSDDLPLNVSRENLQQHKLIKVIKKKLVRKVLDMIKKLSKEDYQSFWKEYSTNIKLGVIEDPQNRARLSKLLQFKSSKGNLTNLSDYVSRMKDQQKAIYYIAGANEEEVKKSLFIERLEKKGYEVLYLTEAVDEYAISALPLFDGKKFQNVAKEGFTLDDSERGKERMEEFKSTYEPLTKWMDEQLGEFISKTTVSERLTDSPCALVASMFGWTGNMERLAVSNAHQKADDPQKSYHLNQKKTLEINPRHPLIKELLRRVTADPSDKTAKDNALMMFQTATIRSGYMLRDTASFAESVEQLMRKVLGIPLDETPEEEDDDYEGADDSSQQANADNEEEERDEEHDEL